A genomic segment from Xiphophorus maculatus strain JP 163 A chromosome 6, X_maculatus-5.0-male, whole genome shotgun sequence encodes:
- the LOC102218769 gene encoding phospholipid hydroperoxide glutathione peroxidase, mitochondrial-like, protein MWLRPTVLLGVVGSRGLVRAMCAQVDNWKTAKSIYEFSATDIDGNEVSLENYKGHVCIIVNVASKUGKTKVNYTQLAKMHATHAEKGLRILGFPCNQFGGQEPGTEAEIKEFAKGYNAEFDLFSKIEVNGDNAHPLWKWMKAQPKGKGLFGNNIKWNFTKFLINKDGEVVKRYGPTDDPEVVEKDLQPYM, encoded by the exons ATGTGGCTGAGACCGACAGTTTTGCTAGGTGTAGTGGGGAGCAGGGGACTAGTCAGAGCTATG TGTGCTCAGGTAGATAACTGGAAAACCGCCAAGTCTATCTACGAGTTCTCTGCCACAGACATAGACGGGAACGAGGTGTCTCTGGAGAATtacaa gGGTCATGTTTGCATCATTGTAAATGTGGCCTCTAAATGAGGAAAGACGAAGGTAAACTACACTCAGCTTGCGAAAATGCACGCTACGCACGCTGAGAAAGGTTTACGCATCCTGGGCTTCCCATGTAACCAGTTCGGAGGGCAG GAACCGGGGACAGAAGCCGAGATTAAGGAGTTTGCTAAAGGTTACAACGCAGAGTTCGATCTCTTTAGTAAGATTGAGGTAAACGGTGACAATGCTCACCCTCTGTGGAAGTGGATGAAGGCACAGCCCAAAGGAAAGGGATTGTTTGGAAA TAACATCAAGTGGAACTTCACAAAG TTCCTGATAAACAAGGATGGGGAGGTGGTGAAGAGATACGGTCCAACTGACGATCCAGAG GTGGTGGAAAAGGACCTGCAACCATACATGTAA